A genome region from Erigeron canadensis isolate Cc75 chromosome 3, C_canadensis_v1, whole genome shotgun sequence includes the following:
- the LOC122591776 gene encoding uncharacterized protein LOC122591776 yields MEKRTGSITLLDEPFEWSNDSSLEVFAAAIEEDEAESSRSRRKVVNRDRWAASQRLHRNYFCEEPKHDGDFFEDRYCMPKHLFLKIVRDLEARYSYFLESYDARLKKSFTPIQKCKSAIRQLATADIPDEYDGYLEMAQRTSLECLQMFCDAIVQTYET; encoded by the coding sequence ATGGAAAAACGAACTGGTTCTATCACTTTGCTAGATGAACCGTTCGAGTGGTCAAATGATAGTAGTCTAGAGGTGTTTGCAGCCGCGATCGAGGAGGACGAAGCTGAAAGTTCCCGGTCAAGGCGCAAAGTCGTCAACCGTGACCGTTGGGCCGCTTCACAAAGGTTGCATCGCAACTACTTTTGTGAGGAACCCAAACATGATGGTGATTTTTTtgaagataggtactgcatgcctAAACACTTGTTTTTAAAAATCGTTCGAGATCTTGAGGCAAGATACTCCTATTTCCTGGAGTCATACGATGCTCGTCTGAAAAAAAGTTTCACACCTATTCAAAAGTGTAAATCTGCAATTAGGCAACTCGCAACCGCTGATATACCAGATGAGTACGACGGGTACTTAGAGATGGCACAACGAACATCACTTGAATGCCTACAAATGTTTTGTGACGCTATTGTTCAGACGTATGAAACATAG
- the LOC122592817 gene encoding glycosyltransferase BC10-like gives MRGKNENYEFKDFSGGLFRLLCFLIVFVIGMVIGLISSSHVDRYFTSQPYSLNPSKTLDNTNSIYPSSVRSSDDGRNCNTNVMASCVREDCLSFESFRFPKNLSHGMSDEELFWRGSLVPESVKYPFDRMPKIAFMFLTRGELPFLPLWERFFKGQDVRKYSIYVHTNPEFELGISNSSVFYKRQIPSQAVKWGTVSLVDAERRLLGNALLDFSNERFVLLSESCIPIYNFPTIYKYLTKSIYSFIDSYDDPSRYGRGRYSRNMKPDIRLRDWRKGSQWFEMNRKLAIKVIADLKYYNLFKRYCTGGCYPDEHYMPTFVHMFHGSLNADRTVTYVDWSVGGPHPASFGEENITESFMQSLRNNGTACLYNKGTTPICYLFARKFRPSALEPLLGLASKVLEY, from the exons ATGAGgggtaaaaatgaaaattatgaaTTTAAAGATTTTTCAGGTGGGTTATTTAGGCTTTTGTGTTTTCTGATAGTTTTTGTAATTGGGATGGTGATTGGTTTGATTTCAAGTTCACATGTAGATAGATATTTTACTTCACAACCTTATAGTTTGAATCCAAGTAAGACCCTGGATAATACTAATTCGATATACCCGAGTAGTGTTAGGAGTTCGGATGATGGTCGAAATTGTAATACTAATGTTATGGCTAGTTGTGTAAGAGAGGATTGTTTGAGTTTTGAAAGTTTTCGGTTTCCTAAGAATTTGAGTCATGGGATGAGTGATGAGGAGCTATTTTGGAGAGGTTCGTTGGTTCCGGAGAGTGTAAAGTATCCGTTTGATAGAATGCCTAAGATAGCGTTTATGTTTTTGACGAGGGGAGAGCTTCCGTTTTTGCCATTGTGGGAGAGGTTTTTTAAGGGTCAGGATGTGAGGAAATATTCTATTTATGTTCATACTAATCCTGAGTTTGAGCTTGGTATTTCAAATTCTTCGGTTTTCTACAAGCGACAGATTCCTAGTCAG GCCGTCAAATGGGGAACTGTGTCTCTAGTTGATGCAGAAAGGCGACTCTTAGGGAACGCCTTGCTTGATTTCTCTAATGAGCGTTTTGTTCTACTATCAGAAAGCTGCATTCCAATTTACAATTTCCCTACTATCTACAAGTATCTGACTAAATCAATCTACAGCTTTATAGATTCTTACGATGACCCGTCTCGATATGGCCGAGGCCGATACAGCCGTAATATGAAACCTGACATAAGGCTTCGAGATTGGAGGAAAGGgtctcaatggtttgaaatGAACCGGAAACTAGCCATCAAAGTGATAGCAGATTTAAAATACTACAATCTGTTTAAAAGGTATTGCACTGGTGGTTGTTATCCTGATGAACATTATATGCCGACATTTGTGCACATGTTTCATGGATCGCTTAATGCTGATAGAACGGTAACTTATGTCGATTGGTCAGTAGGGGGTCCACATCCAGCCAGTTTTGGTGAAGAAAATATCACTGAAAGTTTTATGCAATCTCTTAGGAATAATGGGACAGCCTGCTTGTATAACAAGGGAACAACACCTATTTGCTACTTATTTGCTAGGAAATTTAGACCAAGTGCATTGGAACCTTTACTTGGACTTGCCTCGAAAGTACTTGAATATTGA
- the LOC122594184 gene encoding pentatricopeptide repeat-containing protein At1g10270 yields MSVSRFLLRPLRRLTTITTISHHHQLPPTAPTFIPIRPFSFSSFEEAAAERRRRKRRLRIEPPLHALQRDPNAPRPRRDPNQPDTTSALVGPRLSLHNRVQSLIRAHDLDSASVVARQSVFSSTRPTVFTCNAIIGSMYRAKRFSDAIALFMYFFKQSNIVPNVVSYNFLIISYCENGEVDKGLEVYQHIKENAPFSPSAVTFRHLTKGLVDAGRIDEAVTLLWKMVGDGHGADSLVFNNVILGFLNLDNLEKANEFFDELKGRCLVYDGVVNATFMEWFFNKGRVKEAMENYRSLLDKEFKMVPATCNVLLEVLLKWGRKAEAQALFESMLDRHTPPVVQAVNSDTFNLMVNECFKEGRATEAYGVFKKAGTAAKSKPFAMDTAGFNNMIVRYCEVDMVDDAEKMYVELCGKSLSPDVNTYKTLIDAYFKLGRVDEAMEKYTKMVDAGLRVIPDYANKWFSELIENGKIVECEPILTKMAERDPKPDATTYDIVIRAFCGVDNYDTSLNLLEQMIRYGVGVGPVLKEYVLEVFEKVGRKEEVDQILSARWSGYASNMSSNGIAQQQHNGGNLNGYRQQTDSASHGNVNGYGQRQQYGHEQQNNTRNDYASRQHYNGRNTQHYNTTGSYNADGQQPNMGSYNESGQQYNTRSYNANGQQYNTGSYNANGHQYNTGSYNANAQQPMGGYNTGTYNANGQQYNLGSYSANGQQYNSGSYNANAPQYNTGSYYANGQQCNSGSFSGTGQQYNSGIYNGNVQQYNGNWNGNGNAQQCNNGSYNGNLQQYNNGGHNGKVEPQENWQQNGSEQQVNKEEGRELPEAGSVAV; encoded by the coding sequence ATGTCTGTCTCTCGCTTTCTCCTCCGTCCTCTCCGCCGtctcaccaccatcaccacaatctcccaccaccaccaactACCACCAACCGCCCCCACTTTCATCCCCATCCGCCCCTTTTCCTTTTCCTCCTTCGAAGAAGCCGCCGCCGAACGCCGCCGCCGCAAACGCCGTCTCAGAATCGAACCCCCACTTCACGCGCTCCAACGCGACCCCAACGCCCCTCGCCCTCGCCGCGATCCAAACCAACCCGACACAACATCTGCACTGGTGGGCCCCCGTCTTAGTCTCCACAACCGTGTCCAGTCGTTAATCCGTGCCCACGATCTCGATAGCGCCTCAGTGGTGGCGCGTCAGTCTGTGTTTTCATCCACGCGCCCTACTGTCTTCACCTGCAATGCCATTATCGGATCAATGTACCGCGCGAAAAGGTTTTCTGATGCCATTGCtttgtttatgtatttttttaagcaGTCGAATATTGTCCCGAATGTAGTTAGTTATAATTTCTTGATTATTAGTTATTGTGAAAATGGGGAGGTTGATAAAGGGTTGGAAGTGTATCAACATATTAAGGAAAATGCCCCTTTTAGTCCTTCCGCGGTTACGTTTAGACATTTGACTAAAGGGTTAGTTGACGCTGGACGGATTGATGAGGCCGTCACGTTGTTATGGAAAATGGTGGGTGATGGGCACGGGGCGGATTCACTTGTTTTTAATAACGTGATACTCGGGTTTTTGAATTTGGATAATTTGGAAAAGGCCAACGAGTTTTTTGATGAGTTGAAAGGGAGGTGTTTGGTTTATGATGGGGTTGTGAATGCAACTTTTATGGAGTGGTTTTTTAATAAAGGGAGAGTGAAGGAAGCGATGGAGAATTATAGGTCATTGTTAGATAAAGAGTTCAAGATGGTTCCAGCTACTTGTAATGTGCTTTTGGAGGTTTTGCTTAAATGGGGTAGGAAAGCCGAGGCTCAAGCTTTGTTTGAGAGTATGTTGGATAGGCACACACCGCCTGTTGTACAAGCGGTGAATTCTGATACTTTTAATTTGATGGTAAACGAGTGTTTTAAGGAGGGGAGGGCGACAGAGGCTTATGGTGTGTTTAAGAAGGCAGGTACGGCTGCCAAGTCGAAGCCTTTTGCTATGGATACTGCGGGTTTTAATAATATGATTGTTAGGTATTGTGAGGTTGATATGGTAGATGATGCTGAGAAGATGTATGTGGAGCTGTGTGGTAAGTCGTTGTCACCTGATGTTAATACGTACAAGACTTTGATTGATGCTTATTTCAAGTTAGGGAGAGTTGATGAGGCTATGGAAAAGTATACTAAGATGGTGGACGCAGGTTTAAGAGTGATTCCTGATTATGCAAATAAATGGTTTTCTGAGCTGATTGAGAATGGGAAGATTGTTGAGTGTGAACCGATTTTGACTAAGATGGCTGAAAGAGATCCTAAACCGGATGCTACCACTTATGATATTGTGATCAGGGCTTTTTGTGGTGTGGATAATTATGACACGAGTTTGAATTTGTTAGAGCAAATGATTAGGTATGGTGTTGGTGTAGGCCCTGTTCTCAAAGAGTATGTGTTGGAGGTTTTTGAAAAAGTAGGGCGCAAAGAAGAGGTTGACCAAATTCTGAGTGCGAGATGGTCGGGTTATGCTTCCAACATGTCATCCAATGGAATTGCACAACAGCAGCATAATGGTGGAAACCTGAATGGGTACAGACAACAGACTGATAGTGCATCTCATGGGAACGTGAATGGGTATGGACAGAGGCAACAGTATGGACACGAGCAGCAAAATAACACTAGAAATGATTATGCTAGTAGACAGCATTACAACGGTAGAAATACACAGCATTACAATACAACAGGAAGTTATAATGCAGATGGACAGCAGCCCAATATGGGAAGCTACAATGAATCTGGGCAGCAGTACAATACGAGAAGTTACAATGCAAATGGGCAGCAGTACAATACAGGAAGTTATAATGCAAATGGGCACCAGTATAATACCGGAAGTTATAATGCAAACGCACAGCAGCCTATGGGAGGCTACAATACGGGAACTTATAATGCAAATGGGCAGCAATACAATTTGGGAAGTTATAGTGCAAATGGACAGCAGTATAATTCAGGAAGCTATAATGCAAATGCACCACAATATAATACCGGAAGTTATTATGCAAACGGACAGCAATGTAATTCGGGAAGCTTTAGTGGTACTGGACAGCAGTACAATTCCGGAATCTATAATGGAAATGTACAGCAATACAACGGAAACTGGAACGGAAATGGTAATGCACAGCAGTGCAACAATGGAAGCTATAATGGGAACCTACAGCAATACAACAATGGAGGTCATAACGGGAAAGTGGAACCACAAGAAAATTGGCAGCAGAATGGCAGTGAGCAGCAAGTAAATAAAGAGGAAGGACGAGAGCTGCCTGAAGCTGGTTCTGTAGCTGTTTAG